Proteins encoded in a region of the Flavobacterium sp. MDT1-60 genome:
- a CDS encoding TolC family protein: MKRIILIFLCSIGLTANAQVKTLTLKEALTYALQNKADAKKSKLQVENSEYQIQEIRSRALPQISGNASLTYNPILQTNVIDGGSFGQPGTTIQATFGQKWTSGAGISLTQALFDQSVFTGLRAAKSTREFYQINDQLTEEQVIERVANNYYGVYVQRERLILLDSNYVNTTKVRNIVQGQFDNGLAKKIDLDRIIVKMSNIDTERQQIKNQITLQENALKFYMGMPIEAQIEIPKEEFEVVPAALTEVPNVENRTEYLLLKKQEELLVFNKKATEALYYPTLNLVAGYNYIGQGPEMPLFAKPKDGVYWSDYSSIGLNLHVPIFTGFGTRAKVRQADVEIRSLQEDIKDTKLSLDLDYRNAMAQIENNLITINNQKENMRLAKEILSDTKNNYLQGLASLTDLLDAENESLEAQNNFTRAVLNYKIAEITLIKSKGELKTLIK, translated from the coding sequence ATGAAACGAATAATTCTTATATTTTTGTGTTCAATCGGCTTGACTGCCAACGCACAAGTCAAAACCCTAACCTTAAAAGAGGCACTTACATACGCGTTGCAAAACAAAGCGGATGCTAAAAAATCTAAACTACAGGTTGAAAATAGTGAGTATCAAATTCAGGAAATTCGCTCAAGAGCTTTACCACAAATCTCAGGTAACGCAAGTTTAACTTATAATCCAATTCTACAAACGAATGTTATTGATGGAGGGTCTTTTGGACAGCCAGGAACTACTATTCAGGCTACTTTTGGTCAAAAATGGACTTCCGGAGCCGGAATTTCTTTAACTCAGGCATTGTTTGATCAGTCTGTTTTTACAGGATTAAGAGCTGCTAAATCTACTCGTGAATTTTATCAAATCAACGATCAGTTGACTGAGGAGCAAGTTATTGAAAGAGTTGCAAATAACTATTACGGAGTATATGTACAACGTGAGAGATTAATTTTATTAGATAGCAATTACGTTAATACTACTAAAGTTCGCAATATTGTACAAGGACAATTTGACAATGGCCTAGCTAAAAAAATTGACTTAGATCGTATTATTGTAAAAATGTCAAACATTGATACGGAACGTCAACAAATTAAAAATCAGATTACTTTACAGGAAAATGCTTTGAAGTTTTATATGGGGATGCCTATTGAAGCTCAAATCGAGATTCCAAAAGAAGAATTTGAAGTCGTTCCTGCTGCATTAACTGAAGTTCCGAATGTAGAAAACAGAACGGAATATTTGCTTTTGAAAAAACAAGAAGAATTGTTAGTGTTTAATAAGAAAGCTACTGAAGCATTGTATTATCCAACATTAAACTTGGTTGCAGGTTATAACTATATAGGTCAGGGTCCTGAAATGCCTCTTTTTGCTAAACCAAAAGATGGTGTGTATTGGTCTGATTACTCTTCAATTGGATTGAATTTACATGTGCCAATCTTTACAGGTTTTGGAACTCGTGCCAAAGTAAGACAAGCTGATGTTGAAATCAGATCGCTTCAGGAAGATATAAAAGATACCAAACTTTCATTGGATCTTGATTACAGAAACGCAATGGCTCAAATAGAGAACAACCTTATAACGATTAATAATCAAAAGGAAAACATGCGTTTGGCTAAAGAAATTTTAAGCGATACAAAAAACAATTACCTTCAGGGATTAGCATCATTAACCGATTTATTGGATGCTGAAAATGAATCTCTTGAAGCTCAAAATAATTTTACAAGAGCAGTTTTAAATTACAAAATTGCTGAAATAACATTAATCAAATCAAAAGGCGAACTAAAAACTCTTATTAAATAA
- a CDS encoding trehalase family glycosidase yields MKFKLHITQTIEKLLAQEDTDGDKKITIDDNGPKRFLLNDENGNSAVIEGTYQLSNLLQELALAKKNNTDFAEINLNEITEDPVKRISRKIKDLYWNGLTRTIDAIGVKKILEDDKIENEFAYLYVPFGDEIVFDYFRKLEAAIPKLKVVQMPKSITPEYVLSLNKKPGILALALQIKNNEISGVPFVVPGGRFNEMYGWDSYFIAKGLLIDGKIDLALGIAENFKYQIDHYGKILNANRSYYLTRTQPPLYTSLILDVLEKSNPDIFWIERHLKTAIKEYQTVWMEEGKRLTANGLNRYKAEGIGLPFEVEEGHFDDILEQYAPKYNLSTREFEKKYLEREVVDAELDKYFIHDRSMRESGHDTTNRLVGICANLNTVAINSLLYKYETDIAFLIGKYFKNEFQYFEDKSFSGEYWISKATSRKEKINKMCWNPENGIYFDYNFVTEEQHFFEAATTFYPLWAKISTYEQAEILVKKTLPKFKMKGGISGSTKESIAGLDHNSPIRQWDYPFGWAPHQMLLWEGLLNYDFTEEAQEMVYRWLWLITRNAVDYNGTIPEKFDLSISSHKIFAEYGNVGTEFDYITEEGFGWMNASYQYGLTILEKDLKQKLSDLVDPDDLF; encoded by the coding sequence ATGAAATTTAAATTACATATAACTCAAACAATCGAAAAATTATTGGCTCAGGAAGATACTGATGGCGATAAAAAAATAACGATTGATGATAATGGTCCAAAAAGGTTTTTATTGAATGATGAAAACGGGAATTCTGCAGTTATTGAGGGAACGTATCAGCTTTCGAACTTGTTACAGGAATTGGCGCTAGCTAAAAAAAATAATACTGATTTTGCTGAAATCAATCTAAACGAAATTACCGAAGATCCTGTAAAAAGGATTTCCAGAAAAATAAAAGACTTATATTGGAATGGCCTTACCCGAACAATTGATGCTATTGGAGTAAAGAAGATTCTGGAAGATGATAAAATCGAAAATGAATTTGCCTATTTATATGTGCCTTTTGGAGATGAAATCGTTTTTGATTATTTCAGAAAGTTAGAAGCTGCTATTCCAAAATTAAAAGTGGTGCAAATGCCAAAGAGCATTACACCAGAATATGTATTGTCTCTCAATAAAAAACCCGGAATTTTAGCTTTGGCACTTCAAATAAAAAACAATGAAATTTCAGGAGTTCCGTTTGTGGTGCCAGGCGGAAGATTTAACGAGATGTACGGTTGGGACAGTTATTTTATTGCCAAAGGACTTTTAATCGATGGCAAAATTGATCTTGCTTTAGGTATTGCCGAAAACTTTAAATATCAAATTGATCATTACGGAAAGATACTGAATGCCAATCGAAGTTATTATTTAACCCGAACACAGCCACCACTTTATACTTCATTAATACTTGATGTTTTAGAAAAATCGAATCCTGATATTTTTTGGATTGAAAGACATTTAAAAACCGCCATAAAAGAATACCAAACCGTTTGGATGGAAGAAGGAAAACGACTTACTGCAAATGGACTGAATCGTTATAAAGCAGAAGGAATTGGGCTTCCGTTTGAAGTTGAAGAAGGACATTTTGATGATATTCTGGAACAATATGCGCCAAAATATAATTTGTCTACCCGCGAATTCGAAAAGAAATATCTCGAAAGAGAAGTTGTGGACGCTGAACTCGATAAGTACTTTATTCACGATCGAAGTATGCGCGAAAGTGGTCATGATACAACCAATCGATTGGTCGGAATTTGTGCTAATTTGAATACGGTTGCTATTAATAGTTTGCTTTATAAATACGAAACTGATATTGCTTTTTTGATCGGGAAATACTTTAAAAATGAATTTCAATATTTTGAAGACAAATCTTTTTCGGGCGAGTATTGGATTTCAAAAGCGACTTCCAGAAAAGAAAAGATCAATAAAATGTGCTGGAATCCCGAAAACGGAATCTATTTTGATTATAATTTTGTAACCGAGGAACAACATTTCTTTGAAGCTGCGACAACATTTTATCCGCTTTGGGCAAAAATAAGTACGTATGAACAAGCGGAGATTTTGGTGAAAAAGACGCTTCCAAAATTTAAAATGAAAGGCGGAATTTCGGGTAGTACCAAAGAATCAATTGCAGGTTTAGATCACAATTCGCCAATTCGCCAATGGGATTATCCTTTTGGCTGGGCACCGCATCAGATGCTTTTGTGGGAAGGTTTGCTAAATTATGATTTTACGGAAGAAGCGCAGGAAATGGTGTATCGCTGGCTTTGGCTGATTACAAGAAATGCTGTTGATTATAACGGAACCATTCCTGAAAAGTTTGATTTATCGATCAGTTCGCACAAAATTTTTGCTGAATATGGAAACGTAGGAACCGAGTTTGATTATATAACCGAAGAAGGTTTTGGATGGATGAATGCTTCTTATCAATACGGTCTAACAATTTTAGAAAAGGATTTAAAACAAAAACTATCGGATTTAGTAGATCCGGATGATTTATTTTAA
- a CDS encoding LacI family DNA-binding transcriptional regulator, whose product MNDTKLIDIASALGISVTTVSKALKGYTDISKATRARVIEMAETMNYIPNSVAVNLRTNETKTIGVIIPATVHHFFSSVLNGILEEAEKRGYLVIILQSNEKYELEKKQLALLIQKRVDGVLMSLSNETDDFTHINEAIRKNTPVVLFDKIAKRVDCSKVVINDAKAAYDAVTYLINKGYKKIAHFRGSYVPQNSIDRFLGYKRALEAHGIEYDSKLVYVCDNNTDFEDGYENAQKIMNEHPDIDAIFAITDLVAIGIIKYFNEAGIKTPEQVAVFGFSNWFMSTVISPKLTTIDQPGFEMGHQAVSLLIDEIVDIKEHRPVTHQIIELPTRIIERESTVK is encoded by the coding sequence ATGAATGATACTAAATTAATAGATATAGCCTCGGCATTAGGAATTTCGGTTACAACGGTTTCAAAGGCACTAAAAGGGTATACCGATATTAGTAAAGCTACCCGTGCCCGAGTTATCGAAATGGCCGAAACGATGAACTATATACCCAATTCTGTTGCGGTAAATTTAAGAACAAACGAAACCAAAACCATTGGCGTCATTATTCCGGCAACGGTTCATCATTTCTTTTCCAGCGTTTTGAATGGCATCTTAGAAGAAGCGGAAAAAAGAGGTTATTTGGTCATTATATTACAGTCGAATGAAAAATACGAACTTGAGAAAAAACAGCTTGCCTTATTAATTCAAAAACGTGTTGATGGCGTTTTGATGTCGCTTTCGAACGAAACGGATGATTTTACTCATATTAATGAAGCAATTCGAAAAAATACTCCTGTTGTTTTATTTGATAAAATTGCAAAAAGAGTCGACTGTTCCAAAGTGGTGATCAATGATGCCAAAGCAGCTTATGATGCTGTTACCTATCTTATTAATAAAGGATATAAAAAAATCGCACATTTTAGAGGTTCGTATGTTCCTCAAAATTCTATTGATCGGTTTTTAGGGTATAAAAGAGCTCTGGAAGCACACGGAATCGAGTACGATTCGAAATTGGTGTACGTTTGTGATAACAATACCGATTTTGAAGATGGTTACGAAAATGCTCAGAAAATAATGAATGAACATCCGGACATTGATGCCATTTTTGCAATTACCGATCTGGTTGCCATCGGGATTATTAAATATTTTAATGAAGCGGGAATAAAAACACCCGAACAAGTGGCTGTTTTCGGATTTAGCAATTGGTTTATGAGTACGGTTATTTCACCAAAATTAACAACAATTGATCAGCCCGGATTTGAAATGGGACATCAGGCAGTTTCACTTTTAATTGATGAAATTGTTGACATAAAAGAGCACCGGCCTGTAACACACCAAATTATTGAACTCCCTACAAGAATCATTGAAAGAGAATCGACAGTTAAATGA
- a CDS encoding polyprenyl synthetase family protein, which produces MHDISQYQEFFISYLENQSIDKEPKNLYEPITYILGLGGKRMRPVLTLMTSEVFDADYKIALPAAMAVEVFHNFSLVHDDIMDDAPLRRGQVTVHEKWNINTGILSGDAMLILAYQYFEQYEPTIFRDLAKLFSKTALEVCEGQQWDVDFEERSNVTIPEYLKMIEYKTAVLVAAAMKMGAIVAKTSEKEADLIYDFGLNLGLAFQLQDDYLDAFGDPETFGKQVGGDIIENKKTYLYLKAIEFSSEEKAAELQQLLGLQLEDNTEKIETAKAIFNESGASKATQEAIEMYTFKAFETLEKMDINAEKKNILRTFGENLMGRKV; this is translated from the coding sequence ATGCACGATATTAGTCAGTACCAGGAATTTTTCATTAGCTATTTAGAAAACCAAAGCATAGACAAAGAACCCAAGAATCTTTATGAACCTATTACCTATATTTTAGGGCTTGGCGGAAAACGAATGCGTCCGGTACTTACCTTAATGACTTCAGAAGTTTTTGATGCCGATTATAAAATAGCACTTCCGGCAGCAATGGCAGTAGAAGTTTTTCATAATTTTTCTTTAGTTCATGATGATATTATGGATGATGCCCCTTTGCGAAGAGGGCAGGTAACGGTTCATGAAAAATGGAATATCAATACTGGGATTCTATCCGGTGATGCGATGTTAATTCTGGCTTATCAGTATTTTGAGCAATACGAACCAACTATTTTTAGGGATTTAGCGAAATTATTCAGCAAAACGGCTCTTGAAGTTTGCGAAGGGCAACAATGGGATGTTGATTTTGAAGAAAGAAGCAATGTAACCATTCCGGAATACCTGAAAATGATAGAATACAAAACAGCTGTTTTAGTTGCCGCAGCCATGAAAATGGGTGCGATCGTAGCGAAAACTTCTGAAAAAGAAGCTGATTTAATTTATGATTTCGGACTTAATTTAGGATTGGCTTTTCAGTTACAAGATGATTATCTAGATGCTTTTGGAGATCCGGAAACTTTTGGAAAACAAGTTGGAGGAGACATTATCGAAAACAAAAAAACGTATTTGTATCTAAAAGCAATTGAGTTTTCATCTGAAGAAAAAGCAGCAGAATTGCAACAATTATTGGGATTGCAATTAGAGGATAATACAGAAAAAATAGAAACTGCAAAAGCAATTTTTAACGAATCCGGAGCTTCAAAAGCGACTCAGGAAGCGATAGAAATGTACACTTTTAAAGCTTTTGAAACGTTAGAAAAAATGGATATTAACGCTGAAAAGAAAAATATTTTAAGAACTTTCGGCGAGAATTTAATGGGAAGAAAAGTATAA
- a CDS encoding TetR/AcrR family transcriptional regulator — protein sequence MKEKIISKASELFLKLGFKSVTMDDIAGEMCISKKTIYKYFCNKEVLIEESTSLVHKQVHEVIDTIVAKNYNAIHENFEIREMFRDMFKNASDTSPLYQLKKHYPEIYQNVMTHEIDQCNLYFKDNILKGISENLYRADLNIDIYVKFYYTLIFHINETTVSEREAQKIELEALEYHTRAMATEKGIIELEKQLKKIST from the coding sequence ATGAAAGAGAAAATCATATCAAAAGCGAGTGAATTATTCTTAAAACTTGGTTTTAAAAGTGTTACAATGGATGATATTGCAGGCGAAATGTGTATTTCTAAAAAAACGATTTACAAATATTTCTGTAATAAAGAGGTACTGATTGAAGAAAGTACTTCACTGGTTCATAAACAAGTCCATGAGGTTATTGATACCATTGTTGCAAAAAATTATAATGCGATTCATGAGAATTTTGAAATTCGTGAAATGTTTCGTGATATGTTTAAAAATGCAAGTGATACTTCGCCCCTTTATCAGCTGAAAAAACATTATCCGGAAATCTATCAAAATGTAATGACACATGAAATAGATCAGTGCAATCTTTATTTTAAAGATAATATCTTAAAAGGAATAAGTGAAAATTTATACAGAGCAGATTTGAATATTGATATCTATGTGAAATTTTATTACACCCTGATTTTTCATATTAATGAAACTACTGTCTCTGAAAGAGAAGCTCAAAAAATAGAATTAGAAGCTTTGGAATATCATACCAGAGCTATGGCAACCGAAAAAGGAATAATCGAATTAGAAAAACAACTTAAAAAAATTAGTACTTAA
- a CDS encoding sugar MFS transporter codes for MKNIGIKISLYLNYFVFAILLNSVGIVILKSQKNYGVDEVEASILEAFKDMPIAIVSFFIASFLPRIGYRKSMLIGLGLVTLACISMYFGNSFDNAKILFATVGVSFALIKVSVYSLIGTVTETKKEHNALMSSIEGFFMVGIALAYFLFPAFNTENDRDSWLNVYWFLAGLSFLSFLFLLFVKFEESEVSAGANLKDDFMQMFKLMAKLLTVIFVISVFLFVMIEQGILSWLPTFNTKVLHLPENISIMMASILAISLAIGRLIAGIVTKKVNWIWVLSFCILSAMLIVIFVLPKTVGLEVKSINTLSDIPLIGFAFPLIGLFIAPIYPLLNSIVLSALPKNLQSSMTGLIVIFSALGGTLGSRITGWLFKNEGPENAFYFTLIPMTFLLISFFILKKITAKDEI; via the coding sequence ATGAAAAACATAGGAATTAAGATCTCACTTTACCTCAATTATTTTGTCTTTGCTATTTTATTAAACAGCGTAGGTATTGTGATTTTAAAATCACAAAAAAATTACGGAGTCGATGAAGTTGAGGCTAGTATTTTAGAAGCTTTTAAGGACATGCCAATTGCCATTGTTTCTTTTTTTATAGCTTCTTTTTTACCAAGAATTGGCTATAGGAAATCGATGCTTATCGGTTTAGGTCTGGTTACTTTGGCTTGTATTTCTATGTATTTTGGAAACTCTTTTGATAACGCTAAAATTCTTTTTGCAACCGTTGGGGTTTCATTCGCTTTAATTAAAGTTTCGGTTTATTCGTTAATCGGAACTGTAACCGAAACCAAAAAAGAACACAACGCTTTAATGAGTAGTATTGAAGGATTTTTTATGGTCGGAATTGCATTGGCTTATTTTTTATTTCCGGCTTTTAATACCGAAAACGATCGGGATTCATGGTTAAATGTCTACTGGTTCTTGGCGGGATTATCATTCTTGTCATTTCTGTTTTTACTTTTTGTAAAATTCGAAGAATCCGAAGTTTCGGCCGGAGCAAATCTCAAAGACGATTTCATGCAAATGTTCAAACTAATGGCAAAATTGCTTACGGTTATTTTCGTCATTAGTGTTTTTTTGTTTGTCATGATCGAACAGGGAATTTTGTCGTGGTTGCCTACATTTAATACAAAAGTGCTTCATCTGCCAGAAAACATCAGTATTATGATGGCGAGTATTTTAGCCATTTCATTAGCTATAGGAAGATTGATTGCAGGTATTGTAACAAAAAAAGTAAATTGGATCTGGGTTTTAAGTTTCTGTATACTTTCTGCCATGTTGATTGTCATTTTTGTACTTCCAAAAACAGTGGGATTAGAAGTAAAGAGCATCAATACACTTTCGGATATTCCTTTAATTGGTTTTGCATTTCCTTTAATCGGATTATTTATTGCACCTATTTATCCGTTATTAAATTCGATTGTATTAAGCGCTTTGCCTAAAAATCTGCAAAGTTCAATGACCGGATTAATTGTGATTTTTTCTGCTCTTGGCGGAACACTAGGTTCCAGAATAACAGGTTGGCTGTTTAAAAACGAAGGACCGGAAAATGCCTTTTATTTTACATTAATTCCGATGACTTTTTTACTGATATCCTTTTTTATTCTTAAAAAAATAACTGCAAAAGATGAAATTTAA
- a CDS encoding TonB-dependent receptor, which yields MKKLHHYLGTLLLMFCLFFLPNNLFAQNQNTVSGKVFDDSGATIPGANVSIKETGKATITDENGGYSFSNIGAGTYTIIATNVGYKTFEKKIAVKEGESVVADLLLEGESQSLKEVVVTGSSSPRSKLESSVAITTMGAKAIEDRAPSSTAALLQTIPGFVVEASGGEIGNNLFARGIPSAGAYEYVQIQEDGLPVFEDGALQFANADTFYRLDETVSKMEAVRGGSASIFANNAPGGIINFISKTGQNEFMGRAKFTTSDYGMFRTDLNLSGALIQDKLFFNVGGFYRADNGVRNTGFTANKGGQVKGNITYKFDDNDYLRVNFKHLDDRNTFYLPIPLKSNNGKIEGIDGFNPNYGTLTSVNFSHLNVPQYGGGTFSADLEDGSHPVINSIGAEFKKKISEKVTFKNAFKQTNIDLNYNAIFPNGGPWTQDAYATSVQNTTASNLTYSYVDNGQTLDPNALIMRADLWHIEKKMNNFANNFSFSFDLDPVQLTAGYYYSNWKSNQYWNWNSYLVGVSDNPRLLNVKDNTTGVDHTWNGVERITWLERDAQTKGLLNDIYADAEIKATDNLTFNAGLRYNKDKYSGYRDNARFFAEDLGILDNNTADDAVTTVKGNPYTYWRYDVSEWSYTAAGNYKFNDNMASYVRYSHGFRSPIEESFYDNAADLSKLENTEVNQFELGYKYSNSFFNVNANLFHMNLKNVAFTDILSDGSSENKFADVNNIGLEVETNARYEMVKLNFTFTVQKPEYDNFTGTNPDGSTFDFNGNTARRIPKFFCNLRPEVDITKDFTAYVQFSYYDKKFTNQDNRQVLPAYKEVGAGLNYTYNNLRFAVDASNLFNEIGLTEGDPRQTTSAASDVFMARPILGRAFRFSVAINF from the coding sequence ATGAAAAAGCTACACCATTATTTAGGCACATTACTTTTGATGTTTTGCCTATTTTTTTTACCAAATAATCTGTTTGCCCAAAATCAAAATACTGTTTCAGGAAAAGTATTCGACGATAGCGGAGCAACGATTCCCGGAGCCAATGTATCTATTAAGGAAACAGGAAAAGCAACTATTACGGATGAAAACGGAGGATATTCATTCTCCAATATCGGCGCTGGAACTTATACCATTATCGCAACAAATGTGGGTTATAAAACTTTCGAGAAAAAAATTGCAGTAAAAGAAGGAGAATCAGTAGTGGCAGATTTACTGCTTGAAGGCGAATCGCAAAGTTTGAAGGAAGTTGTAGTTACGGGATCGTCAAGTCCAAGATCAAAGCTAGAATCCAGCGTTGCCATTACGACAATGGGAGCGAAGGCAATCGAAGACAGAGCGCCATCCAGTACAGCAGCTTTATTGCAGACAATTCCCGGATTTGTAGTGGAAGCCTCTGGAGGAGAAATTGGAAATAACCTTTTTGCAAGAGGAATTCCGTCAGCCGGAGCTTATGAATATGTACAAATTCAGGAAGACGGTTTGCCGGTTTTTGAAGATGGTGCCTTGCAATTTGCAAACGCTGATACCTTTTACAGATTAGACGAAACAGTAAGCAAAATGGAAGCTGTCCGCGGAGGTTCAGCATCTATTTTTGCCAACAATGCCCCAGGTGGAATTATCAATTTCATTTCGAAAACAGGTCAGAATGAATTTATGGGGAGAGCCAAATTCACGACTTCAGATTATGGAATGTTCAGAACAGATCTTAATTTGTCAGGTGCGTTAATTCAGGATAAATTATTCTTTAATGTCGGAGGTTTTTACAGAGCCGATAATGGTGTAAGAAATACAGGTTTTACAGCTAATAAAGGAGGACAAGTCAAAGGAAACATTACTTATAAATTTGATGATAACGATTATTTAAGAGTAAACTTCAAACACCTTGATGATCGAAATACATTCTATTTGCCAATTCCTTTAAAAAGCAATAACGGAAAAATTGAAGGTATAGACGGTTTCAATCCAAATTATGGAACGTTGACTTCAGTAAATTTCAGCCATTTAAATGTACCTCAATATGGTGGCGGAACATTTAGTGCTGATTTAGAGGATGGTTCTCATCCTGTTATCAACTCTATTGGAGCTGAATTCAAGAAGAAAATATCTGAAAAAGTAACTTTCAAAAATGCATTCAAACAAACTAATATTGATTTGAATTATAATGCGATTTTCCCAAATGGAGGTCCCTGGACACAAGACGCTTATGCAACAAGCGTTCAAAATACAACCGCCAGTAATTTAACTTATTCGTATGTAGACAACGGGCAAACCCTTGATCCAAATGCTTTAATTATGAGAGCAGACCTTTGGCACATCGAGAAAAAAATGAACAACTTTGCGAATAATTTCTCTTTTTCTTTCGATTTAGATCCTGTGCAATTGACCGCTGGTTACTATTACTCTAACTGGAAATCGAATCAATACTGGAACTGGAATTCTTATTTAGTAGGCGTTTCAGACAATCCAAGATTGTTAAACGTAAAAGATAATACAACCGGAGTTGATCATACCTGGAATGGTGTAGAGAGAATTACCTGGTTAGAAAGAGATGCCCAAACAAAAGGACTTTTGAATGATATTTATGCTGACGCAGAAATTAAAGCGACAGATAATCTGACCTTCAATGCAGGTTTAAGATACAATAAAGACAAATATTCAGGATACAGGGATAATGCGAGGTTTTTTGCAGAAGATTTAGGAATTCTGGACAACAATACAGCCGATGATGCGGTGACAACTGTAAAAGGAAATCCGTACACCTATTGGAGATATGATGTGAGCGAGTGGTCGTATACAGCTGCCGGAAATTATAAGTTTAATGACAACATGGCTTCGTATGTTCGTTACAGCCACGGTTTTAGGTCTCCAATTGAAGAGTCATTTTATGATAACGCAGCTGACTTAAGTAAGTTAGAAAATACAGAAGTAAATCAATTTGAATTGGGTTATAAGTATTCTAATTCATTCTTCAATGTGAACGCCAATTTGTTTCACATGAATTTGAAAAATGTGGCTTTTACCGATATTTTATCTGATGGATCTTCAGAAAATAAGTTTGCCGATGTAAACAATATTGGTCTTGAAGTAGAAACCAATGCGAGGTATGAAATGGTAAAACTGAACTTTACATTTACCGTTCAAAAACCGGAATATGATAATTTTACCGGAACAAATCCAGACGGTTCTACATTTGATTTTAACGGAAATACGGCGAGAAGAATCCCTAAGTTTTTCTGTAACCTAAGACCAGAAGTAGATATTACAAAAGATTTTACAGCTTACGTTCAGTTTTCTTATTACGATAAAAAATTCACGAATCAGGATAACAGACAAGTTTTGCCAGCTTATAAAGAGGTAGGAGCAGGTTTAAATTACACGTATAATAATCTTCGTTTTGCAGTTGATGCTTCGAACTTATTTAATGAAATTGGTTTGACAGAAGGAGATCCGAGACAAACAACATCTGCAGCAAGTGATGTGTTTATGGCAAGACCAATTTTAGGACGCGCCTTTAGATTTTCGGTAGCGATTAATTTCTAA
- a CDS encoding YceI family protein, which translates to MKTTWTLDSSQSDVLIKMRHSIIAYLGGTTNKFDGYVNIEDNEIEDASVEFSLDINNKNDSFQHVDSHMQLNDLFNVNEHPIISFKSTSFQKINDNINFFKGDLTIKDVTKVVELDAEFIGINSYNGQKKVAFEIKGDIKRKDFGLDYNAFNYNGGLALGKDIKLIANLEFSI; encoded by the coding sequence ATGAAAACAACATGGACCTTAGATTCTAGTCAATCAGATGTTTTGATTAAAATGAGACATTCGATCATTGCCTACTTAGGAGGAACTACGAATAAATTTGACGGTTATGTTAATATTGAAGACAATGAAATTGAAGATGCTTCAGTTGAATTTTCATTAGATATTAATAATAAAAATGACAGTTTTCAGCACGTCGATTCTCATATGCAATTGAATGATTTATTCAATGTAAATGAGCATCCGATTATCAGTTTTAAATCGACTTCATTTCAGAAAATTAATGACAACATCAATTTTTTCAAAGGTGATTTAACTATAAAAGATGTTACTAAAGTAGTAGAACTTGATGCAGAATTTATTGGTATCAACTCTTATAACGGGCAAAAGAAAGTTGCTTTTGAAATTAAAGGTGATATTAAACGCAAGGATTTTGGTTTAGATTATAATGCATTTAACTACAACGGTGGTTTAGCATTGGGAAAAGATATAAAACTAATTGCAAATTTAGAATTTAGCATATAA